From Pseudomonas sp. LS1212, the proteins below share one genomic window:
- a CDS encoding DNA-binding domain-containing protein: MRLNALQEALEAYLTTGESAATPELLEQIQGSTALPASDGLMIYHNAYRARLLSVMREDFPALHHWMGGESFEQLALAYITAWPPRHFSLRWLGETLPEFISHYVPEPQLSPMRELAGLEWAFTLAFDAPDAQPLSLEAMSRFSAKDWTSLRICLNPSVEWLPLQRNTIEIWKAAKAETEIPETYWLSSPLDCLVWRHQLVCRYRTLERPEANALEFMRDGGSFAELCETLLDEHREQAPLRAATWLKQWVSEGLLLRTDEMEWFEKDGAK, translated from the coding sequence ATGCGCCTGAATGCCCTGCAGGAGGCGCTGGAAGCTTATCTGACCACAGGCGAAAGCGCGGCCACTCCCGAGCTTCTGGAGCAAATCCAAGGCAGCACTGCGCTGCCCGCCTCAGATGGCCTAATGATCTACCACAACGCCTACCGCGCCAGGCTACTTTCGGTCATGAGGGAAGACTTTCCGGCGTTGCATCACTGGATGGGTGGCGAATCATTCGAACAGTTGGCCCTTGCTTACATCACTGCGTGGCCACCCAGGCATTTCAGTTTGCGCTGGTTGGGCGAAACGCTGCCGGAGTTCATCAGCCACTATGTCCCCGAGCCACAGCTTTCTCCGATGCGTGAGCTCGCTGGCCTGGAGTGGGCTTTCACCCTGGCCTTCGATGCTCCGGATGCGCAGCCACTGTCCCTAGAAGCGATGAGCCGCTTTTCAGCAAAGGATTGGACTAGTCTGAGGATTTGCCTTAACCCTTCGGTGGAATGGTTGCCGCTACAACGCAACACCATTGAGATATGGAAAGCTGCGAAGGCCGAGACCGAAATCCCTGAAACCTATTGGTTATCATCTCCACTGGATTGCCTGGTTTGGCGCCACCAGTTGGTGTGTCGATACCGCACCTTGGAGCGACCCGAGGCCAACGCCCTAGAGTTTATGAGGGACGGGGGTTCATTCGCCGAGTTGTGCGAAACGCTTTTGGACGAACATCGTGAACAAGCTCCTCTGCGAGCAGCCACCTGGCTGAAACAATGGGTCAGCGAAGGCCTGTTGCTGCGTACAGACGAGATGGAGTGGTTCGAGAAGGATGGGGCGAAGTGA
- a CDS encoding DUF692 domain-containing protein, whose amino-acid sequence MSRSNALGFGLGLRSEYYQQILEQRPAVDWFEIISENYMVGGGKALYFLDAIKEQYPLVMHGVSLSIGGPHAVDTDYLRQLKNLADRVQPRWISDHLCWSRGSAHHLHDLLPLPFTQESLLHVAARVRLVQDVLQRPLVLENVSAYVQWKTSSMNESQFLAELSNLTGCELLLDVNNVYVSSRNQGFDPWQFIMELPHDRIRQIHLAGHSDYGHYLIDTHDQPIADPVWALYGKALSYLGPTATLIERDDHFPPLDELLTELAQARAIAAGALTGVTPCA is encoded by the coding sequence ATGAGCAGGAGCAATGCACTGGGTTTTGGTCTGGGCCTGCGCAGTGAGTATTACCAGCAGATCCTGGAGCAGCGCCCCGCGGTCGACTGGTTCGAGATCATCTCCGAGAACTACATGGTCGGAGGGGGAAAAGCCCTCTACTTTCTCGATGCAATCAAAGAACAGTATCCGCTGGTCATGCACGGGGTTTCCCTGTCGATCGGCGGCCCCCACGCGGTCGACACCGACTACCTGCGGCAATTGAAAAACCTGGCCGACCGGGTGCAGCCTCGTTGGATTTCCGATCATCTGTGTTGGAGCAGAGGCAGCGCTCATCACCTGCATGATCTGCTACCGCTGCCGTTTACTCAGGAAAGCCTGCTGCATGTCGCAGCGCGGGTTCGGCTGGTTCAGGATGTTTTGCAGCGCCCCCTGGTTCTGGAAAACGTCTCAGCCTACGTGCAGTGGAAGACGTCCAGCATGAACGAGTCCCAATTCCTGGCCGAGCTGAGCAATCTGACCGGCTGCGAGCTGCTGCTCGATGTGAATAACGTATACGTCAGTTCGCGAAACCAGGGATTCGACCCTTGGCAGTTCATCATGGAGCTGCCGCATGACCGGATTCGCCAAATCCACCTGGCCGGCCACAGCGATTATGGTCACTATCTCATCGATACCCACGACCAACCGATCGCCGACCCAGTGTGGGCTTTGTATGGCAAGGCGCTGAGCTACTTGGGGCCAACCGCTACCCTGATCGAACGGGACGATCATTTCCCGCCCCTCGACGAACTGCTAACCGAATTGGCTCAGGCACGTGCTATCGCCGCCGGAGCGCTAACGGGGGTCACACCATGCGCCTGA
- a CDS encoding co-regulatory protein PtrA N-terminal domain-containing protein — translation MKPIKALFVVAALAASSLAMAEGGADRTFARMEQVSKASMEAYQVAQQQKAESPVADSKVKSADHANC, via the coding sequence ATGAAACCGATCAAAGCCCTGTTCGTAGTCGCCGCTCTTGCCGCTTCTTCTTTAGCAATGGCCGAAGGTGGCGCTGACCGCACTTTTGCGCGTATGGAGCAGGTCAGCAAAGCATCGATGGAAGCTTATCAAGTAGCTCAGCAGCAGAAAGCAGAGTCGCCGGTTGCAGATAGCAAGGTCAAGTCGGCTGATCACGCTAACTGCTAA
- a CDS encoding copper resistance system multicopper oxidase, translated as MQCKTSRRTFVKGLAATGILGGLGLWRTPVWAVTSPGQPNVLTGSEFDLFIGETPVNITGAARTAMTINGSIPGPILRWREGDTITLRVKNRLNEDTSIHWHGILLPANMDGVPGLSFHGIAPDGMYEYKFKVKQNGTYWYHSHSGLQEQSGVYGALVIDAKKPEPFSYDRDYVVMLSDWTDEDPARVLAKLKKQSDYYNFHKRTVGDFINDVSEQGWTAAVADRKMWAEMKMSPTDLADVSGYTYTYLMNGQAPNGNWTGIFKPGEKLRLRFINGSAMSYFDVRIPGLKMTVVAADGQYVNPVSVDEFRIAVAETYDVIVELANQEAYTIFAQSMDRTGYARGTLAIREGMSAPVPEIDPRPLIAMGDMGMDHGSMGGMDHGSMQGGKADMDHSKMAGMGSGGKQGDMVGMDHSKMSGMDHGDMQGDMAGMDHSKMAGMDHSGMAGMGGGMQSHPASETNSPLVDMQTMSPTHKLDDPGIGLRNNGRRVLTYSDLRSTFLDPDGREPSRTIELHLTGHMEKFSWSFDGIKFSDAEPLRLKYGERVRITLVNDTMMTHPIHLHGMWSDLEDENGKFMVRKHTIDMPPGSKRSYRVTADALGRWAYHCHLLLHMEMGMFREVRVDE; from the coding sequence ATGCAATGCAAAACCTCAAGGCGAACCTTCGTTAAAGGCCTGGCCGCCACCGGCATCCTCGGAGGCCTAGGCTTGTGGCGTACACCCGTTTGGGCAGTGACCAGCCCTGGTCAGCCCAACGTGCTGACCGGCTCCGAGTTCGATCTATTTATTGGTGAGACGCCGGTGAATATCACAGGTGCGGCCCGAACCGCGATGACCATCAACGGTTCTATTCCCGGACCCATTCTGCGCTGGCGGGAAGGCGATACCATCACGCTGCGTGTGAAGAACCGTCTGAACGAAGACACCTCAATCCACTGGCACGGTATCCTTTTGCCGGCCAACATGGATGGCGTACCCGGCCTGAGCTTCCACGGCATCGCGCCCGATGGCATGTACGAGTACAAATTCAAGGTCAAACAAAACGGAACCTATTGGTATCACAGCCACTCTGGATTGCAGGAGCAGAGCGGCGTTTACGGTGCTCTAGTCATTGATGCCAAGAAGCCTGAGCCGTTCAGCTATGACCGTGACTACGTGGTGATGTTGTCTGACTGGACTGATGAAGATCCCGCTCGGGTCCTGGCCAAGCTCAAGAAGCAGTCGGACTACTACAACTTTCACAAGCGCACCGTGGGCGACTTCATCAACGACGTGAGTGAGCAAGGCTGGACTGCGGCTGTTGCCGATCGCAAGATGTGGGCCGAGATGAAGATGAGCCCCACCGACCTCGCCGATGTCAGCGGCTACACCTACACCTACCTCATGAACGGCCAGGCACCTAACGGGAACTGGACCGGCATCTTCAAACCGGGCGAAAAACTCCGTTTGCGCTTCATTAACGGCTCGGCCATGAGCTATTTCGATGTCCGAATTCCGGGTCTGAAAATGACAGTGGTAGCCGCCGACGGTCAGTACGTCAATCCGGTCAGCGTCGACGAATTCCGTATCGCCGTGGCCGAGACCTACGACGTCATAGTCGAGCTCGCTAACCAGGAGGCCTACACGATTTTTGCCCAATCCATGGACCGCACCGGCTATGCCCGCGGCACCCTGGCCATCCGTGAAGGTATGAGTGCTCCGGTCCCTGAAATCGATCCTCGTCCCCTAATCGCCATGGGCGACATGGGTATGGATCATGGAAGCATGGGCGGCATGGATCACGGCAGCATGCAAGGCGGCAAGGCCGACATGGACCACAGCAAGATGGCCGGTATGGGCTCTGGTGGTAAGCAAGGTGACATGGTGGGCATGGACCATAGCAAGATGTCTGGCATGGATCATGGCGATATGCAGGGCGACATGGCCGGCATGGATCACAGCAAGATGGCCGGTATGGACCACTCCGGGATGGCCGGAATGGGCGGGGGCATGCAGTCGCATCCGGCCTCTGAAACCAACAGCCCGCTGGTCGACATGCAGACCATGAGCCCGACCCACAAGCTGGACGATCCGGGTATTGGCCTGCGTAACAACGGTCGCCGCGTCCTGACCTATTCCGACCTTAGAAGCACCTTCCTCGACCCGGATGGCCGTGAGCCCAGCCGAACTATCGAGTTACACCTCACTGGGCACATGGAGAAGTTCTCCTGGTCGTTCGACGGCATCAAGTTCTCGGATGCGGAACCGCTGCGCCTGAAGTACGGCGAGCGAGTTCGAATCACCTTAGTCAACGACACCATGATGACCCACCCCATCCACCTCCACGGCATGTGGAGCGACCTTGAGGATGAGAACGGCAAGTTCATGGTTCGCAAGCACACGATCGATATGCCGCCAGGCTCGAAGCGCAGTTATCGAGTCACCGCCGATGCCCTCGGGCGCTGGGCCTACCACTGCCACCTGCTGCTCCACATGGAAATGGGTATGTTCCGTGAAGTTCGTGTGGACGAGTAA
- a CDS encoding copper resistance protein B, with protein sequence MTTRFSRPTFIALTVSLCAMTGGLANAAETMDHSMHKSPAAKQKPSSTAQMDHSAMGHGTMQPVDHSKMDHGAMDHGQKGQDKPAETDHSKMNHGAMQGQMGSMDHSTMDHSQMNHGGVETPRTTSRNPIPVLTDADREAAFPPLPGHKVHDSAINNFFLLDQLEYQDADEGSTLAWDAIGWIGGDINRLWLRSEGERTNGVTEDAEVQALYGHSIGPWWDVVAGVRQDFKPESPQTWAAFGIQGLALYAFEAEATAFVGENGQTAARLEGDYDILLTNRLILQPTAEVNFYGKNDPERGVGSGLANTELGLRLRYEIVRQFAPYIGVTWSRSYGNTADLVRDEGGDIDEARFVAGIRMWF encoded by the coding sequence ATGACCACTAGGTTTTCACGTCCCACTTTCATCGCGCTGACAGTGTCGTTGTGCGCAATGACTGGCGGCTTGGCCAATGCAGCCGAAACTATGGATCATTCGATGCATAAGTCCCCAGCAGCCAAGCAAAAGCCGTCCAGTACCGCGCAAATGGATCATTCCGCGATGGGACATGGCACGATGCAGCCGGTAGATCACAGCAAAATGGACCACGGCGCTATGGACCATGGCCAAAAGGGCCAGGACAAGCCGGCCGAGACGGACCATAGCAAGATGAATCACGGCGCTATGCAAGGTCAAATGGGTTCCATGGATCACAGCACCATGGATCACAGTCAGATGAATCATGGTGGCGTGGAGACTCCAAGGACCACCAGCCGCAACCCAATCCCGGTTCTGACGGATGCTGATCGTGAAGCAGCGTTTCCGCCCTTGCCGGGCCATAAGGTGCACGACAGCGCCATCAACAACTTTTTTCTGCTTGACCAGCTCGAGTACCAGGATGCCGATGAAGGCAGCACGCTAGCTTGGGATGCGATCGGTTGGATCGGCGGAGACATCAATCGTCTCTGGCTCCGCTCCGAGGGCGAACGCACCAATGGCGTAACCGAAGATGCCGAAGTGCAGGCCTTATACGGGCACTCGATCGGTCCTTGGTGGGATGTCGTCGCGGGCGTCCGCCAGGACTTCAAGCCGGAGTCACCGCAGACGTGGGCCGCCTTCGGCATACAAGGCTTAGCACTGTATGCCTTCGAGGCCGAGGCTACTGCCTTTGTCGGCGAGAACGGCCAGACGGCAGCACGTCTCGAAGGCGATTACGACATTCTGCTGACCAATCGCCTAATTCTCCAGCCGACTGCTGAGGTGAATTTCTACGGCAAGAACGACCCTGAGCGTGGAGTCGGTTCAGGACTCGCTAATACCGAGCTTGGCCTGCGTCTGCGTTACGAGATCGTCCGCCAGTTCGCGCCCTACATAGGCGTCACCTGGAGTCGCTCCTACGGCAACACCGCCGATCTGGTGCGCGATGAGGGTGGCGATATCGATGAGGCGCGTTTTGTCGCTGGTATTCGCATGTGGTTCTAA
- a CDS encoding cytochrome c, which translates to MKRTIKTLVAAGVVGSAAVVAGAYFGLVNVGADDPHFPAVYAFLSMARDRSIEVRSQDIQVPNLDDEALIRAGAGNYNSMCIGCHLGPGIDETELSQSLYPAPPNLAKIGVDGSPATAFWVIKHGIKATGMPAWGKSMGDQYIWGMVAFLNELPKLNAEQYRALVASSGGHEHGGGETQMHNHEGQHESASADHHASDSSAVNANADHHGDAAGSADHHSSNTAEPANGADHHAADSSKAKSGAGHHDTEHAHEEKAPVAAPKTHTHADGKEHVHES; encoded by the coding sequence ATGAAAAGAACAATTAAGACCTTAGTGGCGGCGGGCGTCGTCGGAAGCGCTGCGGTAGTTGCCGGTGCCTATTTTGGCCTGGTCAATGTTGGTGCCGATGATCCCCACTTCCCAGCCGTGTATGCATTCCTGTCGATGGCCCGTGATCGTTCTATTGAGGTGCGCTCCCAGGACATTCAGGTTCCCAATCTCGACGACGAGGCCCTCATTCGTGCCGGGGCAGGTAACTACAACTCCATGTGCATCGGCTGCCACCTGGGACCAGGTATTGACGAAACCGAGCTGAGCCAGAGCCTCTATCCAGCCCCACCTAATCTGGCCAAGATCGGTGTCGATGGCAGTCCTGCTACAGCTTTCTGGGTGATTAAACACGGCATCAAGGCTACTGGCATGCCGGCCTGGGGCAAGAGCATGGGCGATCAGTACATCTGGGGCATGGTGGCATTCTTAAACGAACTGCCAAAACTTAATGCTGAACAGTATCGAGCCCTGGTTGCATCGAGCGGCGGTCACGAGCATGGGGGCGGCGAAACCCAGATGCACAACCATGAGGGGCAGCATGAAAGCGCCAGTGCCGATCACCATGCTTCGGACAGTTCAGCAGTAAATGCCAATGCCGACCATCACGGCGATGCTGCAGGCAGTGCGGATCATCACTCCTCGAATACCGCTGAACCTGCAAACGGTGCAGATCACCATGCTGCAGATAGCTCAAAGGCGAAAAGCGGTGCCGGTCATCATGACACCGAGCATGCCCATGAGGAAAAGGCCCCGGTAGCTGCGCCCAAAACTCACACCCATGCCGATGGCAAAGAGCACGTACATGAAAGTTAA
- a CDS encoding DUF411 domain-containing protein yields the protein MKVKSKGARLAVLVALFVASTAQAADALTIDVHRDANCGCCKKWISHLEANGFQVIDHVERDMASVKQRLGVAPRLASCHTAVIDGKFVEGHVPAAQIIELSKRNDLVGIAVPGMPAGSPGMEVGGTQHAYQVIGLAKAGTDQVIADYPAK from the coding sequence ATGAAAGTTAAAAGCAAAGGGGCGCGCCTGGCGGTGCTGGTCGCCTTGTTCGTAGCGTCGACCGCTCAAGCAGCGGATGCCCTGACCATCGATGTGCACCGTGATGCCAACTGCGGGTGCTGTAAGAAATGGATCTCGCACCTCGAAGCGAACGGCTTCCAGGTTATCGATCATGTTGAGCGCGATATGGCCTCGGTGAAGCAGCGCCTGGGCGTCGCTCCGAGGCTGGCTTCATGCCATACCGCAGTGATCGACGGCAAGTTCGTAGAGGGCCACGTGCCTGCTGCCCAAATCATCGAGCTTTCCAAGCGAAATGATCTGGTCGGCATTGCAGTTCCTGGAATGCCGGCGGGCTCGCCTGGAATGGAGGTAGGCGGCACTCAGCACGCCTATCAAGTGATCGGATTGGCCAAGGCCGGTACCGACCAAGTCATTGCCGACTACCCCGCCAAGTAG
- the tnpC gene encoding IS66 family transposase: MTSLSNLDQLNPDQLRALAAQLMQRVETMDKQIHRHQTVIEKLTHEIAQLKRFKFAKRSEQLSPDQASLLDDLIDTDIAAIEAELAALQPAPVPTEARQKPKRTALPPQFPRTLIHHEPDNTQCTCGCALKRIGEDVSEKLDYTPGVFTVERHIRGKWVCDQCETLIQAPVPAQVIDKGIPTAGLLAQVMIAKYGDHLPLYRQEKIFARAGLAIPRSTLAQWVGTCGVQLQPLVDALREVVLGHNVVHADETPVQMLTPGAKKTHRAYVWAYATSSFADVKAVVYDFSPSRSGEHARAFLQDWKGQLVCDDFGGYKASFALGVTEIGCMAHARRKFFELHVTNKSQLAEQALRYIQVLYEIEHEVRDLAPDARRRIRQEKAAPAMDALHAWMTAQRQLVHDGVAIAKALDYSLKRWAALSRYLDDGAVPIDNNHAEQQIRPWALGRKNWLFAGSLRSGKRAAALMSLIQSAKLNGHDPYEYLKNVLARLPTQRASQIAELLPHNWMPLRNL; the protein is encoded by the coding sequence ATGACTTCGCTTTCCAATCTCGACCAACTAAACCCTGACCAACTGCGCGCGCTGGCCGCGCAGTTGATGCAGCGCGTCGAGACGATGGACAAGCAAATCCATCGTCACCAAACGGTTATCGAGAAACTGACCCACGAGATCGCGCAGCTCAAACGCTTCAAATTTGCCAAGCGCAGCGAGCAATTAAGCCCGGATCAAGCCAGCCTGCTCGATGACCTGATCGACACTGACATCGCAGCCATCGAAGCCGAGCTTGCAGCTCTGCAACCGGCTCCCGTGCCGACCGAGGCTCGTCAAAAGCCCAAGCGTACGGCTTTGCCGCCGCAGTTTCCGCGCACCCTGATCCATCACGAACCGGACAACACGCAGTGCACCTGCGGCTGCGCCCTCAAGCGCATCGGCGAGGATGTCAGCGAGAAACTCGACTACACGCCGGGCGTGTTCACCGTCGAACGCCATATCCGTGGCAAGTGGGTCTGCGATCAGTGCGAAACCCTGATCCAGGCCCCGGTTCCGGCGCAGGTGATCGACAAGGGCATCCCGACAGCAGGCCTGCTGGCCCAGGTGATGATCGCCAAGTACGGTGATCATTTGCCGCTGTATCGTCAAGAAAAGATCTTTGCCCGGGCTGGCCTGGCCATCCCGCGCTCAACCCTGGCGCAGTGGGTCGGCACCTGCGGTGTGCAGTTGCAACCGCTGGTTGATGCGTTGCGCGAGGTGGTGCTTGGACACAACGTGGTGCACGCTGACGAAACGCCGGTACAGATGCTCACGCCGGGCGCGAAGAAAACTCACCGCGCCTATGTCTGGGCCTACGCTACCAGCTCGTTTGCCGACGTAAAGGCGGTTGTTTACGACTTCAGCCCCAGCCGCTCGGGTGAACATGCCCGCGCTTTCCTGCAAGACTGGAAGGGCCAACTGGTTTGCGACGATTTTGGTGGCTACAAGGCCAGCTTTGCACTCGGCGTCACCGAGATCGGCTGTATGGCTCATGCCCGGCGCAAGTTCTTCGAGCTGCACGTCACGAACAAAAGCCAGCTTGCCGAACAGGCCTTGCGCTACATCCAGGTGCTATACGAAATAGAGCATGAAGTCCGCGACCTCGCACCTGACGCTCGACGACGGATACGCCAGGAAAAAGCCGCGCCAGCGATGGATGCGTTGCATGCCTGGATGACCGCCCAGCGCCAGCTTGTGCACGATGGGGTGGCTATCGCCAAGGCTCTGGATTACAGCCTCAAGCGCTGGGCGGCGTTGTCACGCTATCTCGATGACGGCGCGGTACCCATAGATAACAACCACGCCGAGCAGCAGATAAGGCCGTGGGCGCTGGGTCGCAAGAACTGGCTCTTTGCCGGGTCGTTGCGCAGCGGCAAACGTGCGGCGGCACTGATGAGCCTGATCCAGTCGGCCAAGCTCAACGGGCATGATCCGTACGAATACTTGAAGAACGTACTGGCGCGGCTGCCGACGCAGCGGGCGAGCCAGATCGCCGAGCTGTTGCCACATAATTGGATGCCGTTACGCAACCTGTAA
- the tnpB gene encoding IS66 family insertion sequence element accessory protein TnpB (TnpB, as the term is used for proteins encoded by IS66 family insertion elements, is considered an accessory protein, since TnpC, encoded by a neighboring gene, is a DDE family transposase.): MIRIDSIWLATEPMDMRAGTETALARVVAVFGAAQPHCAYLFANRRATRIKVLVHDGLGIWLAARRLHQGKFFWPGSRHGAHVELGAEQLHALVLGLPWQRVGPGDAISIV; encoded by the coding sequence ATGATCCGCATCGACTCCATCTGGCTGGCGACGGAGCCCATGGACATGCGCGCCGGCACCGAAACCGCGCTGGCGCGGGTGGTCGCCGTGTTCGGTGCGGCGCAGCCGCACTGTGCTTATCTGTTTGCCAATCGTCGCGCCACGCGCATCAAGGTGTTGGTACACGATGGCCTAGGTATCTGGCTGGCGGCCCGCCGCCTGCACCAGGGCAAATTTTTCTGGCCGGGTTCTCGACACGGCGCTCACGTGGAATTGGGCGCTGAGCAGTTGCACGCTCTGGTGCTGGGTTTGCCCTGGCAACGAGTCGGGCCGGGCGACGCTATTTCCATCGTGTGA
- the tnpA gene encoding IS66-like element accessory protein TnpA produces the protein MQPQRRSYSKSFKVQVIQECAQPGASIASVALSHRLNANLVHKWIRGQKQKNTELQPAFIPFPMQLAGANSQTASSNICVEIQHPRGTVKVNWPTESAAACATFLRDLLR, from the coding sequence ATGCAACCACAACGCCGTTCCTACTCCAAATCCTTCAAAGTCCAAGTCATTCAAGAGTGCGCCCAGCCCGGCGCCTCGATTGCCAGCGTCGCGCTGAGCCATAGACTCAACGCGAACCTCGTCCACAAGTGGATTCGAGGGCAAAAGCAAAAAAACACGGAGCTGCAACCTGCTTTTATTCCGTTCCCCATGCAGCTAGCCGGAGCAAATTCGCAAACTGCATCATCGAATATCTGCGTTGAAATCCAGCACCCGCGTGGCACTGTCAAAGTGAACTGGCCGACCGAAAGCGCGGCTGCCTGCGCCACCTTTCTGCGAGATCTGTTGCGATGA
- a CDS encoding IS3 family transposase (programmed frameshift) → MTKQRRSFSAEFKREAADLVLKQNYSYIEASRSLGVGESALRRWVEQVQKERQGVTPLSKALTPEQQKIQELEARIARLEREKSIPKKGYRALDVGRSRAYALINQLSVHEPIDWLCKVFEVTRSCYYAQRLRRRTPDIERLRLRSRVNELFTESRSAAGSRSILSIMREDGEQLGRFKVRSLMRELDLVSKQPGSHAYKRATVERLDIPNILNREFDVSAPNQVWCGDITYIWAQGKWHYLAVVLDLCARRIVGWALSEKPDAELVIKALDMAYEQRGRPQGLLFHSDQGSQYGSRLFRQRLWRYRMRQSMSRRGNCWDNAPMERVFRSVKTEWIPTMGYRTAQEAQRDISHFLMHRYNWIRPHQFNGGLAPAQAEEKLNVVSGIS, encoded by the exons ATGACCAAACAACGCCGTTCCTTTTCCGCTGAATTCAAACGCGAGGCTGCCGACCTCGTGCTCAAGCAAAACTACAGCTACATCGAAGCCAGTCGTTCACTCGGCGTCGGCGAGTCGGCACTACGCCGCTGGGTTGAGCAGGTTCAGAAGGAGCGCCAAGGTGTCACCCCGCTAAGCAAAGCGCTGACCCCGGAGCAGCAGAAAATCCAGGAACTGGAAGCCCGGATCGCCCGCCTTGAACGGGAAAAATCGATAC CTAAAAAAGGCTACCGCGCTCTTGATGTCGGAAGATCACGAGCGTACGCGCTGATCAATCAGCTTAGCGTCCACGAGCCGATTGATTGGCTGTGCAAAGTGTTTGAAGTCACCCGCTCGTGTTACTACGCCCAGCGTCTCAGGCGCCGGACTCCTGATATTGAGCGGCTTCGGCTGCGCAGTCGGGTCAATGAACTGTTCACAGAAAGTCGTAGTGCTGCGGGCAGCCGCAGCATCTTGTCGATCATGCGTGAAGACGGCGAGCAACTGGGGCGATTTAAGGTACGCAGCTTGATGCGTGAGCTTGACCTCGTGAGCAAACAGCCAGGTTCTCATGCCTATAAACGAGCGACGGTCGAACGGTTGGATATCCCGAACATCTTGAATCGGGAGTTCGATGTCTCGGCCCCCAACCAAGTGTGGTGCGGCGACATCACCTACATTTGGGCCCAAGGGAAATGGCATTATCTGGCTGTTGTCCTGGATCTTTGCGCACGCCGGATAGTGGGTTGGGCATTGTCGGAAAAGCCGGACGCCGAGCTGGTTATCAAGGCACTGGATATGGCCTATGAGCAACGAGGAAGACCTCAGGGCCTGCTGTTTCACTCGGATCAAGGGTCGCAGTATGGGAGTCGTTTATTTCGCCAGCGGCTGTGGCGTTATCGCATGCGCCAGAGCATGAGCCGCCGGGGTAATTGCTGGGACAATGCGCCGATGGAGCGTGTGTTCCGCAGCGTGAAAACTGAATGGATACCGACCATGGGCTACCGAACTGCTCAAGAAGCCCAGCGCGATATCAGCCATTTCTTGATGCATCGGTACAACTGGATTCGCCCCCATCAATTCAACGGTGGGCTGGCGCCAGCTCAGGCCGAAGAAAAACTTAACGTCGTGTCCGGGATTAGTTGA